In Miscanthus floridulus cultivar M001 chromosome 8, ASM1932011v1, whole genome shotgun sequence, the sequence TAACGAGATAAATTTTTTATACTATATTTAGAAAAGAGACGGACAGAAGTGAACTCGGTAGCGCTGAGTTAAATCGCCATACTCGCAAGCTTCCCCGTAAAATCTGTCTTTCTTTCACCTCTTCGTATGTGTTTGCATGTCTgtgcttttctttttttattctaTCTAGTACGCATGCCGCTGACGATTCAACGGCATGTTCGTTTGATTTATAAGCtatatttttttttaataaatgaataatatttttctcttacgatAAATCAtccaacggtactttcagtcatgacttatgagCTAAGCGAACATGGCATTGGTGCAGCCCATTGCGGACGCCCTTACCCCTCACGTCTTCGTCGACACCATTATATTATATTCTACGAGTGTCTACTGTAGTAGCCTGCTCCATTCCATGGAACGGATGCATGTGTCAacaacccaacccaacccaacccaagcataatataataataatgacAACACCTGAAAAAGGAAACCTGGGAGGCACCACGTGGCCAACAGACCGCATGCTTTCCATTTGAAAACGCCAAGTCCCAACTGATCTCCCAGGACCCCAAGGGCTGTGTCGGAATGTTCGGGCGGCCCGCGGACGTGCCTGCACCTGCCACCTGGAGTACGTGGATGATCCAGGCTGTTGGTCGTTCACAACCTGCACCTGCCTGTACACCTGTAGTAGGAGTACGTGACGTCCTGACGTGCGTGACTACAAGCGgtctattcgctggttggtttctgggctggtttgaactggctggtactggtttgttgtgagaaaaaaatattattgactAGCTGGTTTagactggctgaaaccaacaaacgaacatgctgaagGACGTACGCCAAGTCTGCGCTACTCCTTGCCTGCTCGCTGACCCGGCGTCGGCgcgtcttctttttcttgccgaGCCTGCCATGCACGGATGCGCCAGCAGCAGCCGGAACCAGTAGGCACGCCCCCGGCCGGGCGGTCCCGACCCCGTTCGTCACGGTCCTGCCCGCCCTGCCCCTGCTGCCGTCTCGTCACCCATGTACATGTACTACGAATACGATGTACCCAAAGGTGTACGTAGGAATGATAAACAATAAACAAATTCAACAGAGGTGGACACTGCGTACTTCAGTACTCGCAACTTCGCAAGAAATTGAAATTCGTTGCTCCATACCGGCCCCACATGGTACGTTGTACGCGACAGCAACGGAAACCAGATGAGATTAGCCTCGTGGAAACCAGCGCTAAGTGGCCGCCACCCCGCGACCGAGAGGAGGCCACCGATGGAGACGCGCGGCGCGGCTCGGAGGTCGGAGCCTCCGACTCCGGTGCGGCGGTGTCCGGACCAGCGAGGTCCCGCCGTCGGCTGCCGACATCGACCGAGTGCAAGTAGCAAGATCGAATCCGTgtcctaattattctttttggcCTTTTGATTATCAATCAGTGCGTCTTTAAGGAGTAAAGACAGGGGTTAATGGGACGCATCACATCAAATAATCACAATACCTTTTGCAATAAACAAACCTGCTCACTGCGCAATTCGGGAATCATTGGGCCCCTTCCCCGTTTTTGCCCTTGCCGGATGTGAAAAATGTCCGGAGCAGTTACTCCACTGCCTACGAGTGCATCTGTTGGTTTTGTCCAAGGGCAAGTCGGTAATTCTCAGCCGCCAGTTAACCGCGCTCCCTGGGCAGTTTGGGAACAACACTCGCGCTCACACACGCACATGACCCAGTGCCACTACGCAACTGAGAATGCAATGCCCCGACAGATCTGCTGCGGCCCTGTGCTGCCACCCACGCCAAATCCCCACGAGACAAGGGACAGGGAGGCGAAAGTCCCGCTAACCCAGTGCATTTGCCAAGAGCCAGAGGGGCGTCTGGGTGACGAACAGCCGCGggtcacagagagagagagagagagagagagagagaggacacgACACGAGGCGCAAGGAGGGAGGAACCAAAGCAGAAAAAGCATCCGTCTTCCATCTTTGTGGaacgaccccgaccccgaccacGGCACCTATCTCTTTCGTTCTCCTACCCCATTCTTCTGCCACCCTGAAGCTTTTCCTTCGTTCTCATCTTGTTCTCGGGGCGTGGGCGGGGACGGGGACAAAAGGTGCGATCTTGTTGGGTTCACGCCGCGGCGGGAGAGACGAGAGGGTGCCGCCGCCGCTCCGGTGAGCCGCCCAGCCATGGCATTGCCGGTTCCCCTCGTCCGCCtggcgctgctgctgctcgtcgCGCTGCCATTCTGCGCCGCGCATCCCGGACCGGGGGACTTCCCTGCTCCTCGCTACTTCCAGAGCCCCGCGCTCCACTCTGGTTCGTGCGGCCCCCCTTCTCGTGTTTCCTATACCTGTTTTTTTTTACTCTTTTCGCTGGTATATACGTTGCAGACAAGAAGAAAATAGCTTGCTTGTTCTTTTGATTCAGTGCGATTTTGCCTCTTGTTTTGTTTTTCCAGTTCGTTTAAACAAGATAGAGCTTTTTGTTTAGTACGGAGTGAAGTCGAATTCTTCTTCATCACGAGGAACGGTCCCCAGAATTTTCTAGTGTTCTGTGGTCCTCAGGTTATTGTTCATCTGTTTGGTGTCCTTTTCTTCTGCTCCTTACAGGTTTATTCTCCGCAAGAATCCTATGTTCGACTTCGACCCTGCCAAATCTTGGTTCTGGGTTTTGTGCAGTGTTCTCTCTCTATCAAATCTATGCCCCTTTCTTTTGAAAGGAAAAGGAAAATTCGAGTTCTTTCATTCCCTCCTTATATTGcgattctctctctctttttttccccGTTGGAAAGGAATACAACTAGCTTCTTGGTTGTCTAAATTCCCTTCGCCTTTTCCCATTCGCATGCCCCTGCATCAGTTCTGTTTTTCTTTTCTGTAGCGAATCGCTTTTCTACCGCTTTGATTactttggtttcttggtgttTTTGGTCGCTCAGTAGACCTTCttgtaaaacttttgtttttcttttccctcgGCTACTAAAATCACGGCAAAGCTCTTGCCGcccttataaaaaaaattactttgGTTTCAACTTATAGTGTTCCCAAATTCAGTGTTTTTTTAAAGTAAAACAAAAGCAAAGCAAATTCAGTCTTGTATCACTGCCCTGTGGTGCCTCCATTTACCCTTTTACTGTGTCTGCAGTTCCTTCCGTTTTGTACTGCTTTGCTGTTTTCAGTCCTGAGTGTTGTAATGGTTTGTAAGTGATTTTCGTTTCTTGTTTTAATTTACTATAACTGAATTCTTACGTACCCACAGACACCTAGCCTTTACTTGTAAGAATTTTAATTTAAAGGGAACATTATGAGATGGCTCTATTCAAGTTCTATCCTCTCTTGACTACTGCTTCACTTATTCTGCAGAGAATGTTATAATTAAACCAGTGAAACACTAAAGGAAAAACACATAGATGTATTAAACCACCAGTAGAAAATGCCTATTATCCCAGTTGGGAGATTTATGTTTTTGTTGCTGGCAATCGTTCTTGTATGACAATGAATTATAACTGTCAAAAGCAGATGGATTTGGCTTGCTGGCAAGGAGGTCAATTGCTGAAGCTCCTACTGACATCAACGTCACTACGAATAGCTCCTTTGTATTGGCGGCAGATAGGACATATCGAAAGGATCCCTTGAATGGTTTCAGGAAATACCCGGGCGGCTGGAATATCAGTGAAGTGCACTATTTTGCCGTAAGTTATTTATTTCCAAAACTGCAACTCTATCGTCTGCTTACATTTGTTGGCATTATATGATATTTGTTGCGCTGATTTCTTTGTGGTAGTCCGTCGGATATACAGCCATTCCACTGTTCGCCATTGCTCTGGCGTGGTTTGTGATCTTTTTCCTGGTTATGCTTGGGATTTGCTGCCGTCACTGCTGTTGCCCGCATCACACCTACAAGTATTCTCGAACAGCATATGCTCTGTCATTGATACTTCTAATATTGTTCACTTGTGCTGCAATGTAAGTTCCATTCTTCTATAATGTGTCATTTTCATGAGTCCTTGCATATACTTTGAGCTCTATATGCTGATCAAGTTTCACTCAATGCTAGTGCTGGATGTGCTATGTTATATGATGGCCAGGCAAAATTCCACAAGAGCACAACAACTACTCTGAAGTTTGTTGTCAGCCAGGCAAATTATACTGTTGACAACCTTAGGAACCTATCTGATAGTTTGTCTGCTGCAAAGAGGATCGACATAGCACAATCCTTTTTACTGCCTCCTAACGTGCAAACTCAGATAAATGAAATCCAAGGAAAGCTGAACTCATCAGCTACCGATCTTGCTATTAAAACAACAGATAATGCTGCGAAGATAAAGAAGTTGCTAAACAGAGTGTAAGTGTTTTTCGCCCCATATCATTGAGATATCATCTAAATGATGCAACTGATAGGACAATGGATATTGTGCATGTGGTTGACAAATTTTATTTCAGGCGGCTGGCTTTAATTGTCATTGCAGCAGTGATGCTTCTTCTCGCATTTATTGGCTTCTGTAAGTACTCCATTTGTTTTTTCCACACTGCCCAGAAAATGGTCATTGTTTTGTATGTTTCTAAAGACATATGCTAACATAGTAACTCTTGACTTTGTCAGTGTTATCCATCTTTGGTCTGGAATTCCTTGTCTCTGTGTAAGTTTTGTCTTTGCTTATGATCTTATTTTAACAAACCAGAGATATCATTCGTTGTTCCTATTTTTTTACAGCTTGGTTGTTATTGGATGGATACTGGTTACTGGGACGTTTATCCTGTGCGGTGTctttcttcttctgcacaagTAAGTATTCTAATATAATAAACACATCACAATACTGCACCGAGTAGCACACTTGCATCCCAAGTCCTGCTAAGTTGCCCCTGTTTTATACAATCAGCCTGTAGATAGCTACCTTATATTATATAGCCTAGAACATAAAAAAAAATGGTGCTTTTGATTTTAGGTTCAGGCCTTTTTCAAATTGAAGTCTGATCTTGTTTGGAGCATGCTAGCACAGCGATGATCTAGCAAGTGATCATCAGTCCATGTTTGTAGGCTGCATCCTGGTACCAATTTGCATTGCAATTGCCTATCCAATGACATCTTGGACTTGGTTAAGGGGCTCAGAGCTACATCTTTGCATTAGTCTAGGCGACTAGTTCTTGTTGTTTGTTGTGCTGCCTTTAACCCAACTTCGCTATTATTTGGATTGTTTAACCTTACATCTTTCATGCTCCTGAACATCTCTTTCCATATCTTCAAGATTGCTTAGGTCTATGAAGGGACTTAGTTTGTAAGCTAGATTATGGCTATTTATTGTAGCTACACTTTTGCTTAGTTTGTTTATCGCATTTCGTTTGTAAGCCAAATCATGTGCtacacctttcatctttcagtatTACATGCCAAACTATGTCCTTTTGGAAATATCAATTGCATGGGAACAATTTTGTTTTTCAATTCCAGGTTAATGCTTTTTGCTAGCTAAACTTGTTCATATTTGCAAATTAACATGTAAGATGTAACTATCAGTAGTAAAGCTGAAAAAAACAAAACTGGAGCTGTTGGAACCGCTACATATAATTTCCACGGGATTTCGACTTTGGGCGAAACATCTACCATCTTAAAGGCAACCTTTATGATTAACTAAACAAGTCTCCCTTTCGATATCAGTATCTCATCTTCTCTGTACAAAAAACAGTGTTGTTTCAGATACTTGTGTTGCAATGGAAGAGTGGGTTGCTCATCCAACAGAACACACTGCCCTGGACGAGGTTATCCCCTGTGTCGAGCCTGCCACAGCGAACGAATCCCTGTACAGAAGCAGGCAGGTCACCTTCGAGCTGGTGAACGTGGTGAACCAGGTGATCACCAACGTGTCGAATAGGAACTTCCCTCCACAGTTGACGCCTTTCTACTACAACCAGTCGGGGCCACTGATGCCTCTGCTCTGCAATCCATTCACACCTGATCTGAGGGACCGCAACTGCACCCGAGGGGAGGTTACCTTGGACAACGCAACCCAGGTAAGTCGTCAGTAGTTATCCTGCTCCATTTCGTGCTGCGATTTCAAGTTCACCGCATTTGGATGGTGAGCGCCGAACAATACTGATCCGTGCCTCGACATACAACATTGCAGGTTTGGAAGAACTACGAATGCCAGAACAAAACCGTTTCAGGAGCCGAGATTTGTGCCACGGTGGGTCGCGTCACCCCCAGCATCTACAGTCAGATGGCGGCGAGCGTGAACGTGAGCCAGGGGCTGTACCAGTACGGGCCTTTCCTCATCCAGCTGGAGGACTGCACCTTTGTGCGCGACACCTTCACGACCATCAACCAGGGCTACTGCCCCGGGCTGGAGCGGTACAGCAAGTGGGTGTACGTGGGCCTGGTGATGGTCTCTTCGGCGGTGATGCTATCGCTCATCTTCTGGGTGATCTACGCCAGGGAGCGGCGCCACCGCGTGTACAGCAAGCAGCACCAGCCGTACCCGGTGGAAGACAAGCCGGCTCCGATGGTCCCGGGCGCATGATGGTCCGTTCCTCCCATGCCTGCGACGCTGTGCATACTCCGTGCTAGGTTGGGTTGGGTTTTCGTGAATGTAGATGGATGTGCCCTTGATGGTTAGTTGCTTTGCTGTTGCTGATTTTTCGTAGACGAAGTTCATGTGAATTCTCGTACTGACTGTAGCTGGATTTGTGGGTCGAACTTGAGAGGTCAGACAGCCTGCAACTGTTTGTGTTGGGATTGGGCATTAGTGGTGTACTGATCTGGAACTGTAAGATTGCATGTTTGCGTGTTTTTCAGTTCGCTTCTCTTCGTCTGTGTATCATCGGTTTTTTTCACTGTCGCTGTCTTGCTGACCCTGGGTCGTCTCGTTGGTTGGTTCGTAGATTGTTCTCTAACTTCAAAATCAGCCATTTTACTACTTAAACTCTCAAAAACAGTTTAAGGCCCAGTTTGGTATAGCTTATCTGGGAAGCGTTTTTCAGATAATCTGCATAAATAGAGTAAAAGCAGCGGTTAAAATAAGCTGGTCTGATCCAGCTTCTGCTTTTTAGGACAAATGGGAGCTGTGGGAATAAGCGTCACTAGAATAAGTTGCTGAAAAGTCTGGCGTTTGGCTGTTGATTTCAGCTTATTTTAGCCATAAGCAGCTTATAAGTTgtactaaacaggccctaaatcaCCTCTGTGTCCCGGTTCGAAGTGATTCTTAAGGCGGTTTAATCTTTTTTTACTGAGGATGGAAGGCATGGGCGGCTCCCTTGGGCCGTGCTAGCCTAGGCCCGCTCAGCACCAAGTTGAGTCGTGCTTGTGCTGAGCCAAAAAGACAAGCTTTGGGCCGGGCTGCATGCCCAAGTACAGGTGAAGTCAGGCGGTAGCCTGTTTGTCTGATCGTTTTTGTGGCTTATAAGtcagctgatgctgttttgttgtgagagaaaaacgttaTATCATAcatgataagcatggctgattcCTACGGAGCATGAGATGTAACAAAAGCTGCAACAACGTACATACAGCTGCCTGTCgactttgtctttttcttttatcttttcctTTGTGCCTTTGATAACGTGGAGCCCAATCAGAATGGTAGCTAGAACCTGAAATGAAATGCTACTAGCCTACTACTACATCACAACTAAAGTGCATACGTTTAGTAAAGGTAAAGGGTTCCTAATGTATAGAACATTCGAACAAGTTAATCGTCAGTGGAGGCAACTGCGACCGCGAGCCCGCGACCATTACGCACTACTAGACCTGTGCCCTTGCTTTGCCGCAACACACACACAGAGAGGGAGAGGCAGAGAGAGGAGAGATGCTAGATGTGTGGAGTGCTGTGGGATGGTGGGACAATTGGTAGCTGCGCATCCTCGTCCTCGGCAGCCTCGGCATTCGATGGTTTCTGCTGGTGGCTGCCCCCATGCGCAAGTACAGCGTCTGGCGCTGCTTCAAGCTATGCATATGGCTTGCATACATTGGCAGCGATGCTCTGGCCATCTATGCGCTGGCCACACTCTTCAACCGTCACGCCGGGGCGACCAGCAGCAGTAGCTGTGATGGCATTGCGAGTAATAAGGCGAGGATCCTAGATGTCCTATGGGCTCCTGTCCTGCTCATCCGTCTCGGCGGGCAGGAGGCGCCGACGGCCTTCACCATCGAAGAAAACGACCTGTGGATGAGGCACACCGTGACCCTAGTGTCTCAGGTCGCGATTGCCCTGTACGCCATGTACAAGTCGTGGCATAACCCCCGCGACTGGAAGCTATTGGCATCAGAGATCCTCCTCTTCATCATTGGGGTCGTCAGTTGCAGTGAGAAGCCATGGGCCCTCAAGAAAGCCAGCATTAATAATAGATTGGCGTCTCTATCCGCGACGATGGTGGAGCTGGCGGGTGAGGAGTATGGGTTGTTGCCGGAAGGAGTTAAAGTCCATATGGTGCTCTTGGACATGTCGCTGTCAGCTGCTGCCGATGACCTTGTTCAACGAGGCAGAGCTCCAAATGTCAGGGATGTTCTTCGGCCTCTGAGCACGAAGTCGGAAAAGCTACTGAAACGGGAGCTGCGTCGCGAGTTGGATTATTTGAATTATTTCGCTTATTTGGATTATTTCACACGCACATACCTGGTTTACCATGTGCTGGTGGTGCCGATCCTGCACATCGCCGCCCTCAGGCTGTTTGTGACGAGCGACAAGGATGGGTACGACCGCACCGACGTGAAGATCACATACATCCTCACCGCCGCGCTGGATGTTTTTGCAGTGTTCGTCCGTCAGCTAGTACACTGGGCGATGTCTGCAAAAAGTGTCCCGGCGTTGTGGGAGGCGGTACCGGGCTATACAACCTCGTGGACGCGGTTCTCCGGCGGAGGCAGAAGGCCATTGGGTGGCTCGTCAAGTGTGCCACCAGCATGGGCTTCAAGGAGGAGTATTTCGAGTACTGCAAGTGCCAAGGCGGCGGCGGTCAAGACGACTACACATTGTACAAGAATGTGTCAGTGATGGTCCTTGCAGATCTGGTGGATGCACAGGGCCGCGACCTTGCCAATTACAGGGTCTTCACGGTGCCATACGAACCAGGCGCTGCTGAGCTGCCGGTGGAGGATGTTGAGGTAGGTGTCGAGATAATGCAGCAGATCAGCAGCCCGGGCGCGGCCAACTGGGCTCCAAGTGAGGTGCAGCAGAAGCTGTGCGGCCCCAAGATACGGGGCACCCTGCGTGGGTCGTTCGACAGGAGCGTCCTCGTCTGGCACATCGCCACCGACCTCTGCTTCCGCATGGAATTGGAAGGTTCTCCTCCCGCCAACAACCAGGAAGACTCACTACACTGGCTTCGCATCAAGTGCACGGAAGCAATATCCAGCTACATGGCTCGGCTGCTGAATTCCCACCCTGACAGGCTGCTCACCGGCAGCAGGCTGTTTGATCCATAGAAACGATAGAACGGAGGGACTTAGGTAACCAGTTAACCTAGATAAGCCCTAGTACATCTAGACCGAGAGGTGGAGACAGAGAGATAAAGAGAGAGGtgttggtgttgaacctgagccctcggagggagtcgCGGATGAACTGGAGCCGGCCATCTcaggttcggtgatggaggcagcacacgggcagcgacggtcggtgaggagaggcgacgcagtggagacggtgatgcagtgcagtggcgacggcgaagtcagtggagcttcccgtcgctggctgcgcaccctctcagatcggtctagggtttgtcggtggggtttgcggctcacggtgaacctcgtacctcgagccgccggcccccaccactttatatagcgcagtgcgacgggccccaccaaccatgtagggttgggcgctcccgatcagggcgtgtgaccaaggcccaatagatcGTTGagcttattggctgggagatcaatctaacacaggCAGCACATGGTCAGTGAAGCCATGGATGAATTCGAGTCCATCTTGGACCGCAGCATGGTAGATGACAGCGGCAAGCCGCCCGACCCAGAAAACCTGATCAAGATCATCGACGAAGGCGCAGGGGTACGTTTGCAGGTGCCCACCGGTGATAAAGCTGCAGAGGAGGAGGCCAAATCTTTCTTCCACATCCTCGAGGCATGCAGGCTTGCAAAGGAGCTGCTGGCTCTTGAAGCGTCCACGCGCTGGAGGGTGATGTACCGGGGTGTGGCTGGGCATGCTCTTCTACTCCGCCACCATGTGCAGGGGCTACCTGCACGCTAAGAGCTTGGATGAAGGTGGTGAGTTCCTCTCCTACGTCTGGCTTGTCCTCTCGCTCAGGGGGGCCAAGACCCTGGCCGACAAGCTTCAAATGCCGGAGGGAGACGACGAGGAACCAACACCCTGATCGATGCCCACCACTAGCTGGTTTGGAAATTAATTAAACCCTCTAGATGCTTCAGTTCGATCGCCGATGCCATGATTTTGTATATCAATTCTACTGCTTGCTTGCTTGTTTAATTTCTAGCTAGCGTTCTTCGATCCAACTAGTTGCCTTGCCATGTGTGGGCGTTCGCCCGCGGCTTAATAAGCTCAGCCCCAGAGTCTGATTCAGTGTGTTTCATTTGTTGTCTTGTGCGATACCGGTGTCTACTGCTGGAGATGTaccgtttatatatatattttttcaatATGCAAAACGTTTGTGTATCTTTGTATTAAGATCAAGAAATAGTGAAAATTATAACGATGCGCTATGAACATGGCACACTAGAGGAGTAGAGAATAGTGTTATCAATCGGTTCTTCCCTG encodes:
- the LOC136478276 gene encoding uncharacterized protein yields the protein MALPVPLVRLALLLLVALPFCAAHPGPGDFPAPRYFQSPALHSDGFGLLARRSIAEAPTDINVTTNSSFVLAADRTYRKDPLNGFRKYPGGWNISEVHYFASVGYTAIPLFAIALAWFVIFFLVMLGICCRHCCCPHHTYKYSRTAYALSLILLILFTCAAIAGCAMLYDGQAKFHKSTTTTLKFVVSQANYTVDNLRNLSDSLSAAKRIDIAQSFLLPPNVQTQINEIQGKLNSSATDLAIKTTDNAAKIKKLLNRVRLALIVIAAVMLLLAFIGFLLSIFGLEFLVSVLVVIGWILVTGTFILCGVFLLLHNVVSDTCVAMEEWVAHPTEHTALDEVIPCVEPATANESLYRSRQVTFELVNVVNQVITNVSNRNFPPQLTPFYYNQSGPLMPLLCNPFTPDLRDRNCTRGEVTLDNATQVWKNYECQNKTVSGAEICATVGRVTPSIYSQMAASVNVSQGLYQYGPFLIQLEDCTFVRDTFTTINQGYCPGLERYSKWVYVGLVMVSSAVMLSLIFWVIYARERRHRVYSKQHQPYPVEDKPAPMVPGA